AAGAAGACTATCGAGGTGATGGAGTGACCCAATTGCGCGTACTGATTGTTGATGATGAGCCTTTGGCTCGTGCCCGTCTGCACCGGCAGTTGGAGAGGATCGATAATTGTATTGCTGTAGGAGAAGCGGCAGATATTGAAGCAGGACTATCACAGATCCGCGAACTCGACCCGGACCTTGTGCTACTGGATATTGAAATGCCCGGTGGTAGCGGCCTGGAATTGGCTCAGCAGTTATCCAGCTTCGTGTGTCCGCCGGCAATAATTTTCTGCACTGCTCACGATGAGTTTGCTTTGCCCGCTTTTGCCACCTCAGCGGTTGGTTATCTATTAAAACCTGTGAATGTCGAACAGCTGCGCGAGGCAGTTTCCAAAGCGCAGCGTCTGAGTAAGCCGCAGCAGCAGTTGTTAACCAAGCAGGATCTGGAGGAGCCCAGTGGCCGCAGCCGCATTAAGGCGATAAGTCGCCTGGGGGTGGAGCTGTTGGATGTAGATTCTATCCGCTGTCTGGTTGCGGACAGCAAGTATGTTGTAGCCCATCACGCCGCTGGAGAGACCATTCTGGATGAGTCTCTAAAAGAGCTTGAGAGTGAGTTTGGACAGCGTTTCGTGCGTATTCACCGCAGCGCGCTGGTGGCTGTGCAATATATTGTTGGGTTGCGCAGGGACGGTACAAATT
This DNA window, taken from Microbulbifer sp. MKSA007, encodes the following:
- a CDS encoding LytTR family DNA-binding domain-containing protein, with product MTQLRVLIVDDEPLARARLHRQLERIDNCIAVGEAADIEAGLSQIRELDPDLVLLDIEMPGGSGLELAQQLSSFVCPPAIIFCTAHDEFALPAFATSAVGYLLKPVNVEQLREAVSKAQRLSKPQQQLLTKQDLEEPSGRSRIKAISRLGVELLDVDSIRCLVADSKYVVAHHAAGETILDESLKELESEFGQRFVRIHRSALVAVQYIVGLRRDGTNYRVELDGVTAAPLVSRRMLPSVKGLIAEMC